A region from the Desulfomarina profundi genome encodes:
- a CDS encoding metallophosphoesterase family protein has protein sequence MVYLRRLLFIFPLLLSSCGLFTGPTYDNYRPDRERGRTLTVWMLSDIQPVTIPGRHVFERAINDTDRGVTEVNLAVIAGDLLQARSQAESFEWFLSTRKRSSIHNWYEIAGNHDVRSGPVFHQYIKKPGHYGVRVGNILFLLLSDESTASRTDISDSAFQWWRKAVRNNQQDIIITVTHAQLLHSGLFASFVPSRRIADSRRFEKVLREEKVAIWASGHSHLPQGMWGTISIERELGGTCFVNVSAIREDAFMDSQSRFFIFEDGSDVVWIRSRNHTKGRFDAGLDVPLKLDRPFAWNGKAPELVL, from the coding sequence ATGGTTTATTTACGGAGGCTGCTGTTTATTTTTCCTCTGCTTCTTTCCAGTTGCGGACTGTTCACAGGTCCGACATATGACAATTACCGGCCGGACAGGGAGAGGGGACGGACTCTGACTGTCTGGATGCTTTCTGATATCCAACCCGTAACAATTCCGGGCAGGCATGTCTTTGAACGGGCAATTAACGATACAGACAGGGGTGTGACGGAGGTCAACCTTGCAGTGATTGCAGGGGATCTGCTCCAGGCGAGAAGTCAGGCGGAATCGTTCGAGTGGTTTCTTTCCACAAGGAAACGTTCCTCAATACACAACTGGTATGAAATTGCCGGAAACCATGATGTTCGAAGTGGCCCTGTATTTCATCAATATATTAAAAAACCCGGTCATTATGGTGTCCGGGTAGGTAATATCCTTTTTCTTCTGCTCTCTGATGAATCCACAGCCTCAAGAACAGATATTTCCGATTCGGCTTTTCAATGGTGGCGGAAGGCAGTGCGGAACAATCAGCAGGATATAATCATCACTGTAACCCATGCCCAGCTCCTCCACAGCGGTTTATTCGCTTCCTTTGTGCCGAGCAGGCGCATCGCGGATTCACGGCGATTTGAAAAAGTTCTGCGGGAGGAAAAGGTGGCCATATGGGCCTCCGGTCATTCACATCTGCCCCAGGGGATGTGGGGAACAATCAGTATTGAGCGGGAGCTGGGAGGCACCTGTTTTGTCAATGTCAGTGCCATCCGGGAAGATGCCTTCATGGACAGTCAGTCCCGGTTTTTTATCTTCGAAGACGGGTCTGATGTGGTGTGGATCCGTTCGAGAAATCATACAAAGGGGAGGTTTGATGCCGGACTGGATGTTCCCCTGAAGTTGGACAGGCCCTTTGCCTGGAACGGGAAAGCGCCCGAATTGGTACTCTGA
- the nrfD gene encoding NrfD/PsrC family molybdoenzyme membrane anchor subunit gives MTGRMVDISKKWGFDGFAALQKASPGYKMIMGFFALLALAGLAVGLHGLFVGYHHVYGVSRQIAWGLLISVYIFCVVTSTGLCIISSIGHVFGGEAFMPIAKRAVFLSITFMFGGFCIIFFDIENPFRMAIWNVFSPNIVSNMWWMGTLYGLYLVFMMIEYYFLLDQKHTLSRLTGFLGLVVGVAAHSNLGAVFGMLHGRPFWYGPYLPIYFIFSAAMSGGCAILFFTVIGWKINPEVMNHRMERAVRAVTQVTIFLISVIIFFTIWKIITGMVSEGKELVIMSFLKGNYSINFWFFEVFLGMLLPLVLLIRSKGKNFNIILWATGLMMIGIFFMRYDIVIPGQMESVYHSLGVVEEANLLTYTPSFHEIMASLFGIGFIGLVYFAGEKMLNGHQLEKHEIVPEGGYICPGCGGIHFKEEGETEEEAMKRHHSFF, from the coding sequence ATGACAGGAAGGATGGTTGACATTTCCAAAAAATGGGGATTTGATGGCTTTGCAGCCCTGCAGAAAGCCAGTCCTGGCTATAAAATGATAATGGGGTTTTTCGCCCTCCTTGCCCTTGCGGGTCTCGCCGTTGGTTTGCATGGACTGTTCGTTGGATATCATCATGTCTACGGGGTCAGTCGTCAGATTGCCTGGGGTTTGCTTATTTCTGTCTATATTTTCTGTGTTGTTACATCAACGGGTCTTTGTATCATCTCTTCCATCGGTCACGTTTTTGGTGGTGAAGCATTTATGCCCATTGCCAAAAGGGCAGTTTTTCTTTCAATCACCTTTATGTTCGGGGGATTCTGCATCATCTTTTTTGATATTGAAAACCCCTTCAGGATGGCGATCTGGAATGTTTTTTCACCCAATATTGTTTCTAACATGTGGTGGATGGGCACACTTTATGGTCTCTATCTGGTATTTATGATGATAGAGTATTATTTTCTCCTGGATCAAAAACACACCCTGTCAAGGTTAACCGGTTTCCTGGGACTCGTAGTCGGTGTGGCCGCCCATAGTAACCTGGGCGCCGTCTTTGGAATGCTGCATGGCCGTCCTTTCTGGTATGGACCGTATCTGCCGATATATTTTATTTTTTCTGCAGCAATGTCAGGTGGTTGTGCTATTTTATTCTTTACGGTGATTGGCTGGAAGATCAATCCGGAGGTCATGAACCACCGGATGGAACGGGCCGTCAGAGCTGTAACTCAGGTAACCATTTTCCTTATATCTGTAATAATATTCTTTACCATATGGAAAATTATCACCGGTATGGTATCAGAAGGAAAAGAACTTGTTATCATGTCCTTTTTGAAAGGAAATTATTCTATCAACTTCTGGTTTTTTGAAGTTTTCCTGGGTATGCTGCTGCCCCTGGTCCTGCTCATTCGTTCAAAAGGAAAGAATTTCAACATAATACTGTGGGCAACGGGCCTCATGATGATTGGGATTTTCTTCATGAGATATGACATTGTTATTCCTGGCCAGATGGAATCAGTTTATCACTCACTCGGCGTAGTCGAAGAAGCAAATCTGCTCACTTATACCCCTTCATTTCATGAAATCATGGCCTCCCTTTTCGGTATAGGTTTTATCGGTCTGGTATACTTTGCCGGTGAAAAAATGCTCAATGGTCACCAGCTTGAAAAACATGAGATTGTCCCGGAAGGAGGTTATATCTGTCCTGGTTGTGGTGGTATCCATTTTAAAGAGGAAGGTGAAACGGAAGAAGAAGCCATGAAACGACATCACAGCTTTTTTTGA
- a CDS encoding D-amino-acid transaminase, with translation MEGVVFLNNEFMQADQAKVSIFDRGYLFGDGVYEVVPVIHSCLIDRDNFLERLDYSLSVVGIDWPCSRERYLAMLEELIRRNNLVEGGVYTQVTRGVAPRDFGFPGDCSPSCMAFALKKKLVDNPLAKSGVSVVTVPDIRWKRRDVKSIALLGQCLAKEEAVRKGAFEGWMVEDGFVTEGTSSTAYIVKGQTIVTRPLSRSILPGIRRKSLLRLARKEKIAIEERLFTVKEALEADEAFLSSATTLVLPITQIDGRTIGDGKPGRMAEHLRELYIRMAFEEAGQKTSS, from the coding sequence ATGGAAGGTGTAGTTTTTTTAAATAATGAGTTCATGCAGGCAGATCAGGCGAAGGTGTCCATTTTCGACCGAGGATATCTGTTCGGAGATGGGGTGTATGAAGTTGTTCCTGTGATTCATTCCTGCCTGATTGACAGGGATAATTTTCTGGAGCGGCTGGATTACAGCCTCAGTGTGGTCGGTATTGACTGGCCCTGTTCCAGGGAGCGGTATCTTGCCATGCTGGAGGAGCTTATCCGCCGTAATAACCTGGTGGAGGGAGGGGTGTATACCCAGGTGACTCGGGGTGTTGCACCACGGGACTTCGGCTTTCCCGGGGACTGTTCTCCTTCCTGTATGGCCTTCGCCCTGAAAAAGAAACTGGTGGACAATCCTCTGGCGAAAAGTGGAGTCTCCGTGGTGACGGTTCCGGATATTCGCTGGAAGAGAAGAGATGTGAAATCGATAGCCCTGCTCGGTCAGTGCCTGGCAAAGGAGGAAGCGGTCAGAAAAGGTGCTTTTGAGGGATGGATGGTCGAGGATGGTTTTGTAACGGAAGGGACTTCATCCACCGCCTATATTGTGAAGGGACAGACTATTGTGACCAGGCCGCTTTCCCGTTCTATTCTCCCGGGGATCAGACGGAAAAGTCTCCTTCGTCTTGCCCGTAAAGAAAAAATTGCAATTGAGGAGCGATTGTTTACAGTTAAAGAAGCACTTGAGGCGGATGAAGCCTTTTTGAGCAGTGCGACTACACTTGTTTTACCGATTACCCAAATTGACGGCCGGACAATTGGAGACGGAAAACCGGGGAGAATGGCGGAACATCTTCGGGAGCTTTATATCCGTATGGCATTTGAAGAGGCCGGACAAAAAACATCAAGTTGA
- a CDS encoding STAS domain-containing protein: protein METEISRMDNATIFDLKGRLDSRTAPQFEKQVQDFLHSPDCHLVLNFNELDYISSAGLRIILNTAKAYKSSPYCFVTCCMQDHVQEVFEISGFDSFITIYQNLDDSLEQLRASS, encoded by the coding sequence ATGGAAACAGAAATAAGCCGCATGGATAACGCTACTATTTTCGACCTCAAAGGGAGGCTTGACTCACGAACTGCTCCACAGTTTGAAAAACAGGTACAGGATTTTCTTCATTCTCCAGACTGTCACCTAGTGCTCAATTTTAATGAACTTGACTATATCTCAAGCGCCGGACTGCGTATCATTCTCAACACAGCCAAAGCCTATAAATCATCACCTTACTGCTTTGTGACCTGCTGCATGCAGGATCATGTGCAGGAGGTATTTGAAATTTCGGGTTTTGATTCCTTTATCACCATCTATCAGAACCTGGACGATTCCCTGGAACAACTTCGAGCCAGCTCCTGA
- a CDS encoding Crp/Fnr family transcriptional regulator — translation MNSSTVNSETVPEMHQNLELLKELPFFSAFPLQALKILALLPTRGDFLPEDLLYEKGDDTDRAYLVLEGCLVLTTNGENGTTETIRKFIAGDFIGSLSLFGQNIALFNLKAEKKTRVLTIDREQFQKILEQFPEVQPLSLKAVLKEINRWERTNISEAAPCCFSRLGVTAL, via the coding sequence ATGAACTCATCTACGGTAAACAGCGAAACAGTTCCTGAAATGCACCAGAACCTCGAGCTTTTAAAAGAGCTGCCGTTTTTTTCCGCATTTCCTCTTCAGGCTCTGAAAATTTTAGCTCTTCTGCCCACAAGAGGTGATTTTCTGCCGGAAGACCTGCTCTATGAAAAGGGAGACGACACAGATCGGGCCTACCTGGTTCTCGAAGGTTGTCTGGTATTGACCACAAATGGGGAAAACGGTACTACAGAAACCATCAGGAAATTCATAGCGGGAGACTTCATCGGCTCACTTTCTCTTTTCGGCCAGAACATTGCCCTCTTTAACCTGAAGGCCGAGAAGAAAACCAGGGTTCTCACCATTGATCGTGAACAGTTCCAGAAAATACTGGAACAGTTTCCCGAAGTACAACCACTCTCTCTCAAGGCGGTTTTAAAAGAAATCAACCGCTGGGAAAGAACCAATATATCTGAGGCGGCTCCCTGTTGTTTTTCCAGGCTGGGAGTAACAGCACTCTGA
- a CDS encoding ABC transporter ATP-binding protein/permease yields MTKRSIFSWAFKGNFKLQLILFFVIVLIVFARVLPLEMQKRIVNEAIALRDVSSLILFCSIYLIAVTVTSLLKLAINYLQALIGERAMLSMRKALYHHILTMPLSFFRKTQPGMVVSSLMTELSSAGTFAGQAFAVPVTNILTLIAFASYLLSLHIKLACATMLIYPIAVFVVPLLQKRANKANKERVDISRATANQIAESISGISEVQVHGAYEQENRKFDVLVETLKKVRIRWSLFRFGIKTTNNYFVSLGPFIVFIYGGYLVMHGELELGAMVAFLSAQEKLYDPWKELIEFYQTYQDASVRYKRTMEYFDTPPEFLIEHKTDSPEETPKNNSVKIQDLVFETPEGLKLLKGVSFSLKGGEHLAIVGFSGSGKSVLAQCIGKMYNYSSGNILIGDCELRSLSKSVIIDKIGYISQNPFIFTGSIKENLLYARLATLSLANPSPASDHEPDLDRMILVLQQAGLFVDVMRFGLDSYINQNDRKMMEKIVHIRTIFREDFGERLNDFIEFFDRDSYHFNSSIQENIIFGTATDSRFAFDLLAKNPLFRKFLLASELLTPLLNLGEELAEQAVDILGGVETHDIFFENSPVPANRLEECRIILGHLKTEKPADLNAKQQNFLLSLALNFTPAIHTMTRLRDELKGCILKARKTFSTWSDKEVPGLFIFYKQNDYITGQSILNNILFGKVKSDLTHAQEKINQAIIHLLIAEECLEEIASIGMNFQVGTMGDRLSGGQKQKLAIARVLIKQAPIIIMDEATSALDNKSQTRIQRLIETRWKGKRTLIAIIHRLDTIKTFDKIAVMKAGKLAELGTYQELIDKKGLLHELIYGKQRNSS; encoded by the coding sequence GTGACGAAAAGATCAATCTTTTCCTGGGCCTTCAAGGGAAATTTCAAGCTGCAGCTGATTCTTTTCTTCGTCATCGTCCTCATTGTCTTTGCCCGCGTTCTGCCTCTTGAAATGCAGAAAAGGATCGTCAACGAGGCTATTGCTCTCCGGGATGTTTCAAGCCTTATTCTTTTTTGTTCCATATATCTTATCGCAGTAACCGTCACCAGTCTTCTTAAACTTGCGATCAATTACCTTCAGGCTCTTATCGGTGAACGGGCCATGCTTTCCATGCGCAAGGCACTGTATCATCATATTCTCACCATGCCCCTCTCCTTTTTTCGCAAGACCCAGCCCGGCATGGTTGTCTCTTCACTCATGACAGAACTGAGTTCTGCAGGAACTTTTGCCGGCCAGGCTTTCGCCGTACCCGTGACCAATATCCTTACCCTGATCGCCTTTGCGAGCTATCTTCTTTCCCTGCACATCAAACTGGCCTGTGCCACCATGCTTATTTATCCTATCGCTGTCTTTGTTGTTCCCCTTTTACAGAAACGGGCAAACAAGGCCAATAAGGAGCGGGTCGACATATCAAGAGCCACCGCCAACCAGATCGCCGAGTCCATCTCGGGAATCAGTGAAGTACAGGTTCACGGAGCCTATGAACAGGAAAACAGGAAATTTGATGTCCTTGTTGAAACACTGAAGAAAGTAAGAATCCGCTGGTCTCTTTTTCGTTTCGGCATAAAAACAACAAACAACTATTTTGTCAGCCTGGGTCCTTTTATCGTCTTTATTTACGGGGGATACCTGGTTATGCATGGAGAGCTTGAGCTGGGAGCCATGGTAGCCTTCCTCTCTGCCCAAGAGAAGCTGTATGATCCCTGGAAAGAACTGATAGAATTTTACCAGACATACCAGGATGCATCCGTCCGCTATAAGCGGACAATGGAATATTTCGATACGCCTCCAGAATTTTTGATTGAACACAAAACGGATTCCCCCGAAGAAACACCGAAAAACAACAGTGTAAAAATCCAGGATCTCGTTTTTGAGACACCTGAAGGACTTAAACTGCTTAAGGGGGTCAGTTTTTCCCTCAAAGGTGGTGAACATCTGGCAATTGTAGGTTTTTCAGGAAGCGGCAAGTCGGTCCTCGCCCAATGCATAGGAAAAATGTACAATTACTCATCGGGCAACATCCTCATCGGCGACTGCGAACTGCGCTCCCTTTCAAAATCTGTAATTATAGATAAAATCGGCTATATTTCTCAGAATCCCTTTATTTTTACAGGTTCCATCAAGGAAAACCTGCTCTATGCGCGTCTGGCCACTCTCTCCCTGGCAAATCCGTCTCCCGCCTCCGATCACGAACCCGACTTGGACAGAATGATCCTCGTTCTCCAGCAGGCAGGTCTTTTTGTAGACGTGATGCGCTTTGGCCTCGATAGCTATATTAATCAGAATGACAGAAAGATGATGGAGAAAATCGTTCATATCCGCACAATTTTCAGAGAAGACTTTGGTGAGAGACTGAACGATTTCATAGAGTTTTTCGACAGAGACTCCTATCATTTCAACTCAAGTATTCAGGAAAATATCATTTTCGGAACTGCAACTGATTCCAGATTTGCTTTCGACTTGCTTGCCAAAAACCCTCTTTTTCGTAAATTTCTGCTTGCCTCTGAACTGCTTACCCCCCTGCTCAACCTGGGAGAAGAGCTGGCGGAACAGGCTGTCGATATTCTTGGAGGTGTGGAAACACACGATATCTTTTTTGAAAACAGTCCTGTTCCTGCCAACAGGCTGGAAGAGTGTCGAATTATTCTTGGCCATCTGAAAACAGAAAAACCAGCAGACCTGAACGCCAAACAGCAGAATTTCCTGCTCTCCCTGGCATTGAACTTCACCCCTGCCATCCATACAATGACACGGCTTCGGGACGAACTGAAGGGCTGTATCCTCAAGGCAAGAAAAACTTTTTCCACCTGGTCGGATAAAGAGGTCCCCGGTCTCTTTATCTTTTACAAGCAAAATGACTATATCACAGGACAATCCATTCTCAACAACATCCTGTTCGGCAAAGTGAAGTCAGATCTCACCCATGCTCAGGAAAAGATAAACCAGGCAATCATCCATCTCCTGATTGCTGAAGAATGCCTGGAGGAAATTGCCTCCATAGGTATGAATTTCCAGGTAGGAACAATGGGAGACAGACTGTCGGGCGGACAGAAACAAAAACTCGCCATTGCCAGGGTTCTCATCAAACAGGCTCCTATTATTATAATGGATGAAGCCACCTCAGCCCTGGACAACAAATCCCAGACCAGAATCCAGCGACTCATTGAAACGAGGTGGAAGGGAAAACGTACCCTGATCGCCATAATCCATCGCCTCGATACTATAAAAACCTTTGATAAAATCGCTGTAATGAAGGCAGGGAAACTGGCAGAACTGGGAACCTACCAGGAACTCATTGATAAAAAAGGATTACTCCATGAACTCATCTACGGTAAACAGCGAAACAGTTCCTGA
- a CDS encoding DUF3060 domain-containing protein codes for MKKTAYVVVGLILLSLPVSGFAANTVVRVPGVEIRDDGSVSAPGVEIGADGSVSAPGVEIDRHGNVEAPGVSIRGVGSNNDNRIVLDSDGGAINIAADHQDVEISGDNNRISASGRILKMHVNGDANTIRLEGSVKKIEVSGDDNRFYYYNHDTEIVDDGDNNRFFRR; via the coding sequence ATGAAAAAAACAGCGTATGTCGTTGTGGGGCTGATCCTGTTGTCTCTGCCTGTTTCCGGTTTTGCCGCAAATACTGTGGTGCGTGTGCCCGGTGTTGAAATCAGGGATGATGGAAGTGTCTCCGCGCCTGGTGTGGAGATCGGTGCTGACGGTTCTGTCAGTGCGCCCGGTGTGGAAATTGACCGACATGGGAATGTTGAGGCGCCGGGAGTGTCAATTCGTGGTGTGGGCAGTAACAACGACAATAGGATTGTCCTGGATAGTGACGGTGGGGCCATTAATATTGCTGCCGACCATCAGGACGTTGAAATAAGTGGCGATAATAACCGGATTTCAGCCTCCGGCAGGATATTGAAAATGCATGTCAACGGTGACGCCAACACCATAAGACTTGAGGGAAGTGTGAAAAAAATAGAGGTGAGTGGGGATGACAACCGCTTCTATTATTACAACCACGATACCGAAATTGTGGATGATGGTGATAACAATCGGTTTTTCAGAAGGTAA
- the selD gene encoding selenide, water dikinase SelD — MRFFRKKTLTGLARTCGUAAKIGPTDLSGALKGLQGPTDKDLLVGFETSDDAAVYKISSEIAMINTVDFITPPVDDPYWFGQISAANSISDVYSMGGRPLTALNVVMFPSGHLDMGILREILMGGADKVVEAGACLVGGHTVDDNEPKYGLCVNGVVHPDRIITNAGAMPGDILILTKPLGSGVLFNAVRSGKFPYGELEKEVLPVLASLNKTAMETALRYELHACTDITGFGILGHALEMADGSSVGIAVEHRALPFYGGALDMYKKGETTGSNRANRALVGKFPFTLECSLGKAEEEILYDPQTSGGLLLSLPAEQGERLLQDLVAEDITAARIGEVFSGGKTALVVR, encoded by the coding sequence ATGCGGTTTTTCAGAAAAAAAACGCTGACCGGCCTTGCCAGAACCTGTGGCTGAGCGGCTAAAATTGGTCCGACGGACTTGTCGGGCGCATTAAAAGGGCTGCAGGGGCCGACTGACAAGGATCTGCTGGTGGGGTTTGAGACATCGGATGATGCTGCAGTCTATAAAATATCCTCTGAAATTGCCATGATCAACACTGTTGATTTCATCACACCACCTGTGGATGATCCATACTGGTTCGGGCAGATTTCAGCTGCCAATTCCATTTCGGATGTCTATTCCATGGGTGGCAGGCCACTGACGGCGCTGAATGTGGTGATGTTTCCTTCCGGTCATCTCGATATGGGTATTTTAAGGGAGATTCTCATGGGAGGCGCTGACAAGGTTGTGGAGGCTGGAGCCTGCCTGGTCGGAGGACATACGGTAGATGATAACGAACCGAAATATGGTCTCTGTGTGAATGGAGTCGTGCATCCTGACAGGATAATAACCAATGCGGGGGCCATGCCGGGGGATATCCTGATTCTCACCAAGCCCCTGGGTTCCGGTGTACTGTTCAATGCGGTGCGATCAGGAAAATTCCCCTATGGTGAGTTGGAAAAAGAGGTCTTGCCGGTTTTGGCTTCCCTGAATAAGACAGCCATGGAAACGGCATTGCGTTATGAACTTCATGCGTGCACTGATATTACTGGTTTTGGGATTCTTGGTCATGCCCTGGAAATGGCTGACGGCAGTTCTGTGGGGATTGCTGTTGAGCATAGGGCCCTGCCATTTTACGGTGGAGCTCTGGATATGTATAAAAAAGGAGAGACAACCGGAAGCAACAGGGCCAACAGGGCGCTGGTGGGGAAATTCCCTTTCACCCTGGAATGTTCTCTTGGCAAGGCGGAAGAAGAAATACTTTATGATCCGCAGACCTCAGGGGGACTGCTCCTGTCCCTACCGGCTGAACAGGGAGAACGGCTGCTGCAGGACCTGGTTGCTGAAGACATTACCGCTGCCCGAATCGGCGAGGTGTTCTCCGGCGGAAAAACAGCTCTTGTGGTTCGATAG
- a CDS encoding ketopantoate reductase family protein, which produces MKILIYGAGALGQALGCMLAADGHRVDLILRERFIESIQQHGLRVTGIFGSRVAPAENIGLFSHASDSTETYDATFITTKSYDTEFAIQELHLLTRRAGDIVSMQNGCGNVEKVEEVFGSGRSLGSRVITGFEIVEPGLINITVSADAIHIGNSSKGEPSPMAVQLAKAIDQAGHPCSAVEDIHQSLFAKLLYNCALNPLGAVLGVHYGALAEDEGTKDIINRIIEETFAVISGLGGTTPWENATEYKVELYGRLLPATFNHRPSMLQDLENGKQTEIDALTGFVSDQGKKMTIPTPTCDMLTSLVRFREQQKLRELQI; this is translated from the coding sequence ATGAAGATATTGATATATGGTGCAGGGGCACTGGGCCAGGCCCTGGGCTGCATGCTGGCGGCTGACGGTCATCGGGTTGATCTGATCCTGAGAGAGCGATTTATTGAATCGATTCAACAACATGGACTGCGAGTAACCGGCATCTTCGGCAGTCGGGTTGCGCCGGCGGAAAATATCGGTCTTTTTTCCCACGCTTCGGACTCCACAGAGACCTATGACGCCACATTTATTACCACCAAAAGCTATGATACAGAATTCGCCATTCAGGAACTGCACCTGCTGACGCGACGGGCGGGAGATATTGTCTCCATGCAGAACGGCTGTGGAAATGTGGAAAAGGTGGAAGAGGTTTTCGGCTCCGGACGCAGTTTGGGATCTAGAGTCATTACCGGTTTTGAAATTGTAGAGCCGGGCCTGATTAATATCACAGTCTCCGCAGATGCAATCCATATTGGCAACAGCAGCAAAGGAGAGCCTTCCCCAATGGCCGTACAGCTTGCTAAAGCCATTGATCAGGCAGGCCATCCTTGCAGTGCTGTCGAGGACATCCACCAATCTCTTTTTGCAAAACTCCTTTACAACTGCGCACTGAATCCCCTGGGTGCCGTTCTCGGAGTTCATTATGGTGCCCTGGCCGAGGACGAGGGCACAAAAGATATAATTAACAGAATAATCGAAGAAACCTTTGCTGTAATCTCCGGTCTGGGCGGTACCACTCCCTGGGAAAATGCGACTGAATATAAAGTTGAACTGTATGGCAGGCTGCTCCCGGCCACCTTCAACCACCGCCCTTCAATGCTCCAGGATCTGGAAAACGGTAAGCAGACGGAAATTGACGCCCTGACCGGATTTGTCAGTGACCAGGGAAAAAAGATGACTATACCGACGCCCACCTGTGACATGCTGACATCACTGGTCAGGTTCAGAGAACAACAGAAGCTCCGGGAACTTCAAATATGA
- a CDS encoding ATP-binding protein, whose amino-acid sequence MDIFFQIRNDCSELTTIHAVLAKLKKRWNLTRRIISEMNLILDELVSNIIEHGNCDREIEITIRLIKKDNSITIILTDTGPPFDPTITPIPDISLPLEERTCGGLGIHLVRKFSNSCSYKRTGKKNILTLKKLLPEENR is encoded by the coding sequence ATGGACATCTTCTTTCAAATACGAAATGACTGCTCGGAACTCACAACGATCCATGCGGTTCTTGCAAAACTCAAAAAAAGATGGAATCTTACCCGCCGGATAATATCCGAAATGAATCTCATTCTGGATGAACTGGTGTCCAATATCATCGAGCACGGCAACTGTGACAGGGAGATTGAGATTACAATACGACTTATTAAAAAAGATAATAGTATAACAATAATACTGACGGATACAGGTCCGCCGTTTGACCCGACCATTACCCCCATTCCGGATATATCCCTCCCCCTCGAAGAACGAACATGCGGGGGACTCGGGATACACCTTGTCCGCAAATTCAGCAATAGCTGCAGCTACAAACGAACAGGCAAAAAAAATATTCTTACCCTGAAAAAACTTCTGCCGGAGGAGAACAGATAG
- a CDS encoding 4Fe-4S dicluster domain-containing protein, whose amino-acid sequence MVIRQSLCIDCEKCVDACNKINHVPDYGYRTRILTKKYTGTLDKQVEFIPVLCNHCNAAPCVRACPTRATYKDPVTGIVRMESKKCIGCKTCMLACPYDARYFSAERRAIDKCDFCWEERLSKGKTQTGCSAACPTGARTFGNLTDPDNIVYKLVHQLEEKVWVIRPADDTKPNVFYMKGNMRSVDNILQGQKFKYFDPNKS is encoded by the coding sequence ATGGTCATCCGCCAGTCTCTCTGTATTGACTGTGAGAAATGTGTTGATGCCTGCAACAAGATCAACCATGTACCTGACTACGGTTACAGAACCAGGATACTCACAAAAAAATATACGGGAACCCTGGACAAACAGGTGGAATTTATTCCGGTACTCTGCAACCATTGTAATGCAGCACCTTGTGTAAGAGCATGCCCGACCAGAGCTACATATAAAGATCCGGTCACCGGTATCGTACGTATGGAAAGTAAGAAGTGTATAGGCTGCAAAACATGCATGCTCGCCTGCCCATACGATGCAAGATATTTCAGCGCCGAGCGTCGTGCCATTGACAAGTGTGATTTCTGTTGGGAGGAACGGCTGTCCAAAGGAAAAACCCAAACAGGATGCTCAGCGGCATGCCCTACAGGTGCACGAACTTTTGGCAACCTCACAGATCCGGACAACATAGTCTACAAACTCGTTCATCAACTTGAGGAAAAAGTCTGGGTTATCCGCCCTGCAGATGATACAAAACCAAACGTTTTTTATATGAAAGGGAACATGCGATCTGTTGACAATATACTTCAGGGTCAGAAATTTAAATATTTTGACCCAAATAAATCGTGA